One window of the Eucalyptus grandis isolate ANBG69807.140 chromosome 6, ASM1654582v1, whole genome shotgun sequence genome contains the following:
- the LOC104448055 gene encoding LOW QUALITY PROTEIN: glutamyl-tRNA reductase 1, chloroplastic (The sequence of the model RefSeq protein was modified relative to this genomic sequence to represent the inferred CDS: inserted 1 base in 1 codon) yields the protein MAVSSGFTGAKLENWLLLCNGSPSPAPSQSPSRASLSWPSPIGFPRRRFLAQRGVSVGVGFNRVARCEVAASDAVSGSPDVDTSSISALEQLKTSAADRYTKERSSIVVIGLSVHTTPVEMREKLAIPEAEWPRAIGELCSLNHIEEAAVLSTCNRMEIYVVALSQHRGVKEVTEWMSKTSGIPVSELCQHRFLLHNGDATQHLFEVSAGLDSLVLGEGQILAQVKQVVKVGQGVVGFGRNISGLFKHAITVGKRVRTETNIASGAVSVSSAAVELALMKIPESCHGTARMVVIGAGKMGKLVIKHLVAKGCTKMVIVNRSEEKVAAIREEMKGVDIIYMPLTEMLKCTGEADVIFTSTASETPLFLKEHVETLPPVSSEVGGLRLFVDISVPRNVGSCVADVSTARVYNVDDLKEVVAANKEDRLRKAMEAQAIISEESKQFEAWRDSLETVPTIKKLRAYAERIRVAELEKCLSKMGDDLPKKTRRAVDDLSRGIVNKLLHGPMQHLRCDGTDGRTLNETLENMHALNRMFSLETEISXLEQKIRAKVEQIQK from the exons ATGGCGGTCTCGAGCGGCTTCACCGGGGCGAAGTTGGAGAATTGGCTCCTCCTGTGCAATgggtcgccgtcgccggcgccATCGCAGTCGCCGTCGAGGGCGTCCTTGTCCTGGCCGTCCCCAATTGGGTTTCCCAGGAGGCGATTCCTCGCGCAGAGGGGCGTGAGCGTTGGGGTTGGGTTCAATCGGGTCGCGAGATGCGAAGTCGCCGCGTCGGACGCCGTCTCCGGATCGCCCGACGTCGATACTTCCAGCATCTCCGCTCTCGAGCAGCTCAAGACCTCTGCCGCCGATA GGTATACAAAAGAAAGGAGCAGCATTGTGGTTATTGGGCTTAGCGTGCACACAACTCCTGTGGAGATGCGTGAGAAACTTGCCATTCCTGAGGCAGAATGGCCTCGAGCCATTGGAGAACTCTGTAGTTTGAATCATATAGAAGAAGCAGCTGTCCTTAGCACCTGCAACAGAATGGAGATATATGTTGTCGCTTTGTCTCAGCATCGTGGGGTTAAGGAAGTGACTGAATGGATGTCTAAG ACGAGTGGGATCCCTGTTTCAGAGCTTTGTCAACACCGGTTTTTGTTGCACAATGGGGATGCTACACAGCATCTTTTTGAAGTCTCAGCAGGTCTTGATTCTCTTGTCCTAGGAGAAGGTCAAATTCTTGCTCAGGTTAAACAGGTTGTAAAAGTTGGCCAAGGAGTTGTTGGATTTGGGAGAAACATTAGCGGGCTTTTCAAGCACGCCATCACTGTGGGAAAGCGGGTCAGAACGGAGACGAACATTGCTTCTGGAGCTGTTTCCGTAAGCTCTGCTGCTGTTGAGCTGGCTTTGATGAAGATCCCGGAATCCTGCCACGGTACAGCCAGAATGGTAGTAATTGGAGCAGGCAAGATGGGTAAACTCGTGATCAAGCACTTGGTGGCGAAAGGATGTACAAAGATGGTGATAGTGAACAGAAGTGAGGAGAAAGTTGCTGCAATTCGTGAAGAGATGAAGGGTGTTGATATTATCTACATGCCCCTCACAGAAATGCTCAAATGCACAGGCGAAGCTGACGTGATATTCACGAGCACAGCATCAGAGACACCTTTGTTCTTGAAAGAGCATGTGGAGACTCTTCCTCCTGTGAGTTCAGAAGTTGGGGGCCTGAGGCTCTTCGTTGATATATCTGTTCCCAGGAATGTGGGTTCTTGCGTTGCTGATGTTAGCACTGCACGAGTGTACAATGTTGATGACCTTAAGGAGGTCGTGGCGGCCAACAAGGAGGATCGCCTCCGGAAAGCCATGGAAGCTCAGGCAATAATCTCCGAGGAGTCTAAACAATTCGAGGCTTGGCGGGATTCATTAGAGACTGTTCCTACTATTAAGAAGCTGAGGGCTTATGCAGAAAGAATCAGAGTCGCGGAGCTAGAGAAGTGCCTGTCAAAGATGGGCGATGACCTACCGAAGAAAACTAGGCGAGCAGTGGATGATCTCAGCCGAGGAATAGTCAACAAGCTGCTCCATGGACCAATGCAACACTTGAGATGCGACGGAACTGATGGGCGTACTCTGAACGAGACCCTTGAGAACATGCACGCTCTTAACAGAATGTTCAGCCTCGAGACAGAGATCT TTTTGGAACAGAAAATCAGAGCGAAAGTCGAACAAATCCAGAAATGA